Proteins encoded by one window of Micromonospora coxensis:
- a CDS encoding ArsR/SmtB family transcription factor: protein MEYVGTALAEMTMPQISPLAGEPIERADAERLAGVLKALADPARLRLLSLIQSAPEGEACVCDLTAPLGLSQPTVSHHLRILTEAGLLEREKRGVWAYYRLVPSAIATIADLLTPPRKRATKKAR from the coding sequence ATGGAATACGTGGGAACTGCGTTGGCTGAAATGACCATGCCTCAGATCTCGCCGCTTGCCGGCGAGCCGATCGAACGTGCCGATGCCGAGCGGCTGGCGGGGGTCCTCAAGGCCCTTGCCGACCCCGCCCGGCTGCGGCTGCTCAGCCTGATCCAGTCGGCGCCCGAGGGCGAGGCGTGCGTGTGCGACCTGACCGCGCCGCTCGGCCTCTCGCAGCCGACGGTCAGCCACCACCTGCGTATCCTCACCGAGGCCGGCTTGCTGGAGCGGGAGAAGCGCGGTGTGTGGGCCTACTACCGGCTGGTGCCGTCCGCGATCGCGACGATCGCGGATCTGCTCACGCCGCCGCGCAAGCGGGCCACCAAGAAGGCCCGCTGA
- the clpB gene encoding ATP-dependent chaperone ClpB, translating into MNTERLTTKSRETITGAVALANQRGHATVEPWHLLLALLDTEGSTAAGLLRAVGADPTELRRVAQRAVDALPAARGSSIAEPTLAREFVNAIGAAEQIARPLGDEYTSTEHLLAGLARVGGAVAGALRTAGATEENLVAAFPTVRGGDRRVTTADPEQTYQALAKYGVDLTASARDGKIDPVIGRDSEIRRVIQVLSRRTKNNPVLIGEPGVGKTAIVEGLAQRIVAGDVPESLRDKKLVSLDLGAMVAGAQYRGQFEERLKSVLEEIKNSNGQVITFLDELHTVVGAGKGEGSMDAGNMLKPMLARGELRMVGATTLDEYREHIEKDPALERRFQPVLVGEPTIEDTIGILRGLKERYEVHHGVRITDAALVAAAGLSDRYITDRFLPDKAIDLVDESASRLRMEIDSRPVEVDEIERAVRRLEIEEMALAKEPDAASAERLERLRKELADKREQLTALSERWQLEKSHITKLSTAKEELERLGGEAERAERDGELERAAELRYGRIPALNAELKRAEEELARLQADGAMLKEEVGADDIAAVVASWTGIPAGRLLEGETAKLLRMEESLRARVVGQAEAVGAVSDAVRRARAGVADPDRPTGSFLFLGPTGVGKTELAKALAEFLFDDERAMVRIDMSEYGEKHSVARLVGAPPGYVGYEEGGQLTEAVRRRPYSVILLDEVEKAHPDVFDILLQVLDDGRLTDGQGRTVDFRNAILILTSNLGSSVISDLTLAEEQRREGVLAVVRSHFKPEFLNRLDDIVVFAALRGDDLRAIVDIQLDRMRKRLADRRLGLEITEAARGWLAEHGYDPIYGARPLRRLVQSAIGDQLAKALLAGRIRDGDTVKVDLADAKDALTVTSA; encoded by the coding sequence ATGAACACCGAACGCCTCACCACCAAGAGCCGCGAGACCATCACCGGCGCCGTCGCCCTGGCCAACCAGCGCGGCCACGCCACCGTCGAGCCCTGGCACCTGCTGCTGGCCCTGCTGGACACCGAGGGTTCCACCGCCGCCGGGCTGCTGCGTGCCGTCGGCGCCGACCCCACCGAGCTGCGCCGGGTCGCCCAGCGTGCGGTCGACGCGCTGCCCGCCGCCCGTGGCTCCAGCATCGCCGAGCCCACGCTGGCCCGCGAGTTCGTCAACGCCATCGGCGCCGCCGAGCAGATCGCCCGGCCGCTGGGCGACGAGTACACCTCCACCGAGCACCTGCTCGCCGGGCTGGCCCGGGTCGGCGGCGCCGTCGCCGGCGCGCTGAGGACCGCCGGAGCCACCGAGGAGAATCTGGTCGCCGCCTTCCCCACCGTCCGGGGCGGGGACCGGCGGGTCACCACCGCCGACCCGGAGCAGACCTACCAGGCCCTGGCCAAGTACGGCGTGGACCTGACCGCCAGCGCCCGCGACGGCAAGATCGACCCGGTGATCGGCCGGGACTCGGAGATCCGCCGGGTGATCCAGGTGCTGTCCCGGCGTACCAAGAACAACCCGGTGCTGATCGGCGAGCCCGGCGTCGGCAAGACCGCCATCGTCGAGGGCCTGGCCCAGCGGATCGTCGCCGGTGACGTGCCCGAGTCGCTGCGGGACAAGAAGCTGGTCTCGCTCGACCTCGGCGCGATGGTCGCCGGCGCCCAGTACCGGGGCCAGTTCGAGGAGCGGCTGAAGTCCGTCCTGGAGGAGATCAAGAACTCCAACGGGCAGGTCATCACCTTCCTCGACGAGCTGCACACCGTCGTCGGCGCCGGCAAGGGCGAGGGTTCGATGGACGCCGGCAACATGCTCAAGCCGATGCTGGCCCGGGGCGAGCTGCGGATGGTCGGCGCGACCACCCTCGACGAGTACCGCGAGCACATCGAGAAGGACCCGGCGCTGGAGCGCCGCTTCCAGCCGGTGCTGGTCGGCGAGCCGACCATCGAGGACACCATCGGCATCCTGCGCGGCCTGAAGGAGCGCTACGAGGTGCACCACGGCGTACGGATCACCGACGCCGCCCTGGTCGCCGCCGCCGGCCTCTCCGACCGCTACATCACCGACCGGTTCCTGCCGGACAAGGCGATCGACCTGGTCGACGAGTCCGCCTCCCGGCTCCGGATGGAGATCGACTCCCGTCCGGTCGAGGTGGACGAGATCGAGCGGGCGGTACGCCGGCTGGAGATCGAGGAGATGGCGCTGGCCAAGGAGCCGGACGCCGCCTCCGCCGAGCGCCTCGAACGGCTGCGCAAGGAGCTGGCCGACAAGCGTGAGCAGCTCACCGCCCTCTCCGAGCGCTGGCAGCTGGAGAAGAGCCACATCACCAAGCTCTCCACCGCCAAGGAGGAGCTGGAGCGGCTCGGCGGCGAGGCCGAACGGGCCGAGCGCGACGGTGAGCTGGAGCGCGCCGCCGAGCTGCGCTACGGCCGGATCCCCGCCCTCAACGCCGAGCTGAAGCGGGCCGAGGAGGAGCTGGCCCGGCTCCAGGCCGACGGCGCCATGCTCAAGGAGGAGGTCGGCGCGGACGACATCGCCGCCGTGGTCGCCTCCTGGACCGGCATCCCGGCCGGCCGGCTGCTGGAGGGCGAGACGGCCAAGCTGCTCCGGATGGAGGAGTCGCTGCGGGCCCGCGTGGTCGGGCAGGCCGAGGCGGTCGGCGCGGTCTCCGACGCGGTCCGCCGGGCCCGGGCCGGCGTCGCCGACCCGGACCGCCCGACCGGCAGCTTCCTCTTCCTCGGCCCGACCGGTGTGGGCAAGACCGAGCTGGCCAAGGCCCTCGCCGAGTTCCTCTTCGACGACGAGCGGGCGATGGTCCGCATCGACATGAGCGAGTACGGCGAGAAGCACTCCGTCGCCCGCCTGGTCGGCGCCCCGCCCGGGTACGTCGGGTACGAGGAGGGCGGGCAGCTCACCGAGGCGGTGCGCCGCCGGCCGTACTCGGTGATCCTGCTGGACGAGGTGGAGAAGGCCCACCCGGACGTCTTCGACATCCTGCTCCAGGTGCTCGACGACGGCCGGCTCACCGACGGCCAGGGCCGCACGGTGGACTTCCGCAACGCGATCCTGATCCTCACCTCGAACCTCGGGTCGTCGGTGATCAGCGACCTGACGCTGGCCGAGGAACAGCGCCGGGAGGGCGTCCTCGCGGTGGTCCGGTCGCACTTCAAGCCGGAGTTCCTCAACCGTCTCGACGACATCGTGGTCTTCGCCGCGCTGCGCGGTGACGACCTGCGCGCCATCGTCGACATCCAGCTCGACCGGATGCGGAAGCGGCTGGCGGACCGCCGGCTCGGCCTGGAGATCACCGAGGCCGCCCGGGGGTGGCTCGCCGAGCACGGCTACGACCCGATCTACGGCGCCCGCCCGCTGCGTCGACTGGTCCAGTCGGCCATCGGCGACCAGCTCGCCAAGGCCCTCCTGGCCGGTCGGATCCGCGACGGCGACACGGTGAAGGTCGACCTGGCCGACGCCAAGGACGCCCTCACCGTCACCTCCGCCTGA
- a CDS encoding DUF4178 domain-containing protein produces MDGSVAWLVTVVGCLVGVAGVVVAVVALGRARRRPKQAGPGDPFRDTDADALRGDPRKLKPGDIVEIRQVSYAVRGSVHLVEGAWSWAEHLLDTVDGAKRWLSVEEDPDLELVLWEAEPGATVTPGAPTLDFAGRRYAWEESGQARYSATGSTGLDPSGTVRYHDYRAQGGARLAFEAYGEAGWEVARGERLHRSEVMVYPQGGPEQVS; encoded by the coding sequence GTGGACGGGTCGGTGGCGTGGCTGGTGACGGTGGTGGGGTGTCTGGTCGGGGTCGCGGGGGTGGTGGTGGCCGTGGTCGCCCTCGGTCGGGCGCGCAGGCGGCCGAAGCAGGCGGGGCCGGGTGACCCGTTCCGGGACACCGACGCCGACGCGCTGCGCGGTGACCCACGGAAGCTGAAGCCCGGCGACATCGTCGAGATCCGCCAGGTGTCGTACGCGGTCCGCGGCTCGGTGCACCTGGTCGAAGGGGCGTGGAGCTGGGCCGAGCACCTGCTCGACACGGTCGACGGCGCGAAGCGCTGGCTCTCCGTGGAGGAGGACCCGGATCTGGAGCTGGTGCTCTGGGAAGCCGAGCCGGGCGCCACCGTCACCCCCGGCGCGCCCACCCTCGACTTCGCCGGCCGCCGCTACGCCTGGGAGGAGTCCGGGCAGGCCCGGTACTCGGCCACCGGCAGCACCGGCCTCGACCCCAGCGGCACGGTCCGCTACCACGACTACCGGGCCCAGGGCGGCGCCCGGCTCGCCTTCGAGGCGTACGGGGAGGCGGGCTGGGAGGTCGCCCGGGGCGAGCGGCTGCACCGCTCCGAGGTGATGGTCTACCCGCAGGGCGGCCCGGAGCAGGTGAGCTGA
- a CDS encoding cation:proton antiporter, with product MHETTTLLVEVGALLFLLGLLGRLSRRFGVSPIPLYLIAGLAFGHGGVLELAASEEFFAVGAEIGVILLLVMLGLEYSANELVGNLRSAAPAGLIDALLNALPGFAFALLLGWGWVAAVVLGGITWISSSGVIAKVLNDLGRVGNRETPVILSVLVIEDLAMALYLPLVTALLAGVGLVKGGISLAVAVLTVAVVLVVAIRYGNVISTAMSAKDPEALLLGVLGLTLLVAGVAAKLQVSAAVGAFLVGIALSGPVAHHATELLSPLRDLFAAVFFVFFGLVTDPRDMPPVLLPALALAVVTMGTKLLTGYLAARRVGIAEPGRWRAGFALMPRGEFSIVIAGLAVAAGTVEPRLAALATAYVLITVVTGPMLARLPDMAWFKAWLRRRAVVRRPEPVTATD from the coding sequence ATGCACGAAACCACGACACTGCTCGTCGAGGTCGGCGCGCTCCTCTTCCTGCTCGGTCTGCTCGGTCGGCTCAGCCGCCGCTTCGGCGTCTCCCCGATCCCCCTCTACCTGATCGCCGGCCTCGCCTTCGGCCACGGCGGCGTGCTCGAACTCGCCGCCAGCGAGGAGTTCTTCGCCGTCGGCGCCGAGATCGGCGTCATCCTGCTGCTGGTCATGCTCGGCCTGGAGTACAGCGCCAACGAACTCGTCGGCAATCTCCGCTCCGCCGCCCCCGCCGGGCTGATCGACGCGCTGCTCAACGCCCTGCCCGGCTTCGCGTTCGCGCTGCTGCTCGGCTGGGGCTGGGTGGCCGCCGTGGTGCTCGGCGGCATCACCTGGATCTCGTCCTCCGGGGTGATCGCCAAGGTCCTCAACGACCTGGGCCGGGTCGGTAACCGGGAGACCCCGGTGATCCTCTCCGTCCTGGTCATCGAGGACCTGGCCATGGCGCTCTACCTGCCGCTGGTCACCGCCCTGCTGGCCGGCGTCGGGCTGGTCAAGGGCGGCATCAGCCTGGCCGTCGCGGTGCTCACCGTGGCCGTGGTGCTGGTCGTCGCCATCCGGTACGGCAACGTCATCTCCACGGCGATGTCGGCGAAGGATCCGGAGGCGCTGCTGCTCGGCGTGCTCGGCCTGACCCTGCTGGTCGCCGGCGTCGCGGCCAAGCTCCAGGTCTCCGCCGCGGTCGGTGCGTTCCTGGTCGGCATCGCGCTCTCCGGGCCGGTCGCGCACCACGCGACGGAGCTGCTCTCCCCGCTGCGGGACCTCTTCGCGGCGGTGTTCTTCGTCTTCTTCGGCCTGGTCACCGACCCCCGGGACATGCCTCCGGTGCTGCTGCCGGCGCTGGCCCTGGCGGTGGTCACCATGGGCACCAAGCTGCTCACCGGCTACCTGGCGGCCCGGCGGGTCGGCATCGCCGAGCCCGGTCGCTGGCGGGCCGGCTTCGCGTTGATGCCACGCGGTGAGTTCTCCATCGTCATCGCCGGCCTCGCGGTGGCCGCCGGCACCGTCGAGCCCCGGCTCGCGGCGCTCGCCACGGCGTACGTGCTGATCACGGTGGTGACCGGGCCGATGCTGGCCCGGCTGCCCGACATGGCCTGGTTCAAGGCCTGGCTGCGGCGGCGGGCGGTCGTGCGCCGCCCGGAGCCGGTCACCGCGACGGACTGA
- a CDS encoding cation:proton antiporter regulatory subunit, translating to MRVRVEQTALPGIGVRHDLMTESGRRLGVVSHRNGRRDLVLYDPDDPDSCQHDIPLTDDEAEALADILGASLMLGQLSGLREQAAGLLTEQIAIPAGSKYVNKRLGDTHARTRTGASIVAVLRQGEVNVSPDPTFRFAAGDVVVVVGTRQGLDGVTAILADSDPDG from the coding sequence GTGCGAGTACGTGTCGAACAGACTGCCCTACCGGGGATCGGCGTACGTCATGATCTGATGACGGAATCCGGCCGCCGCCTCGGCGTGGTCTCCCACCGCAATGGCCGCCGTGACCTCGTCCTGTACGACCCGGACGATCCCGATTCCTGCCAGCACGACATCCCGCTGACCGACGACGAGGCGGAGGCGCTCGCCGACATCCTCGGCGCGTCGCTGATGCTCGGCCAGCTCTCCGGTCTGCGCGAGCAGGCCGCCGGGCTGCTCACCGAGCAGATCGCCATCCCGGCAGGGTCGAAGTACGTCAACAAGCGGCTCGGCGACACCCACGCGCGTACCCGCACCGGCGCCTCGATCGTGGCGGTGCTCCGTCAGGGCGAGGTGAACGTCTCCCCGGATCCCACCTTCCGCTTCGCGGCCGGTGACGTGGTGGTCGTGGTCGGCACCCGCCAGGGGCTCGACGGCGTCACCGCGATCCTCGCCGACAGCGACCCGGACGGCTGA
- a CDS encoding polyamine aminopropyltransferase, translating to MTVDVPPVPADAGPAARPRWRLARAAVLLAVFVCAACGLVYELALVALGSYLIGDTVGQASIVLGVMVFAMGVGALVAKPLQSRAAAAFAVIELTLALLGGLSVLGLYAAFAWLDLYGPALVGTAFVLGLLIGAEIPLLMVMLQRIREQSAGSAVADLFAADYVGALLGGLAFPFLLIPVFGQLKGALVVGAVNAVAGLALVCTVFRKELSRRARIALGAGSVVVALCLSYAWVTAAEFEVTTRQQLYRDPVVHAERSRYQEIVLTRSVREAGHAETDLRLYLNGDLQFSSVDEYRYHEALVHPALNGPRGEVLVLGAGDGLAVREILRYPDVRRVTVVDLDPAVVALARREPQLRRLNGDAFADPRVRVINVDAFGWLRTAADRFDVVVADLPDPDETATAKLYTVEFYALARAVLADGGRLVVQSGSPYFAPRSYWSIEASVRAAGFATTPYHVDVPSFGDWGFLLAVPGATAPALALPADVPPLRFLDPAVLRAAAAFPADRRRVDVPASTLLQPRVLEYARAEWRGY from the coding sequence GTGACCGTCGACGTGCCGCCGGTCCCGGCCGACGCCGGACCGGCGGCGCGCCCGCGCTGGCGGCTGGCCCGGGCGGCGGTGCTGCTCGCGGTCTTCGTCTGCGCGGCCTGCGGCCTGGTGTACGAGCTGGCGCTGGTCGCGCTCGGCAGCTACCTGATCGGTGACACGGTCGGGCAGGCGTCGATCGTGCTGGGTGTGATGGTCTTCGCGATGGGCGTCGGCGCGCTCGTCGCGAAGCCGTTGCAGTCCCGGGCCGCCGCCGCGTTCGCGGTGATCGAGCTGACCCTGGCCCTGCTCGGCGGGTTGTCGGTGCTCGGCCTCTACGCCGCCTTCGCCTGGCTGGACCTCTACGGCCCGGCGCTGGTCGGCACCGCGTTCGTGCTCGGCCTGCTGATCGGCGCGGAGATCCCGCTGCTGATGGTGATGCTGCAACGTATCCGGGAGCAGTCCGCCGGCAGCGCGGTCGCCGACCTGTTCGCCGCCGACTACGTCGGCGCGCTGCTCGGCGGGCTGGCCTTCCCGTTCCTGCTGATCCCGGTCTTCGGGCAGCTCAAGGGCGCCCTGGTGGTCGGCGCGGTGAACGCCGTCGCCGGCCTCGCCCTGGTCTGCACGGTGTTCCGCAAGGAGCTGAGCCGCCGGGCGCGGATCGCGCTCGGCGCCGGCTCCGTCGTGGTCGCCCTCTGTCTGTCCTACGCCTGGGTCACCGCCGCCGAGTTCGAGGTGACCACCCGCCAGCAGCTCTACCGGGACCCGGTGGTGCACGCCGAGCGCTCCCGCTACCAGGAGATCGTGCTGACCCGGTCGGTGCGCGAGGCCGGGCACGCCGAGACCGACCTGCGGCTCTACCTCAACGGCGACCTCCAGTTCAGTTCCGTCGACGAGTACCGCTACCACGAGGCGCTGGTGCACCCGGCGCTGAACGGCCCACGCGGCGAGGTGCTGGTGCTCGGCGCCGGTGACGGGCTCGCCGTGCGGGAGATCCTGCGCTACCCGGACGTACGCCGGGTGACGGTGGTCGACCTGGACCCGGCGGTGGTGGCGTTGGCCCGCCGCGAGCCGCAGCTGCGCAGGCTCAACGGTGACGCCTTCGCCGACCCCCGGGTCCGGGTGATCAACGTCGACGCGTTCGGCTGGCTGCGTACCGCCGCGGACCGCTTCGACGTGGTGGTGGCGGACCTGCCCGACCCGGACGAGACGGCCACCGCCAAGCTCTACACGGTCGAGTTCTACGCGCTGGCCCGGGCGGTGCTCGCCGACGGCGGGCGGCTGGTGGTGCAGTCCGGGTCGCCGTACTTCGCGCCCCGGTCGTACTGGTCGATCGAGGCGTCGGTGCGGGCGGCCGGCTTCGCCACCACGCCGTACCACGTGGACGTGCCCTCCTTCGGTGACTGGGGCTTCCTGCTCGCCGTGCCGGGGGCGACCGCGCCGGCGTTGGCGCTACCGGCCGACGTCCCGCCGCTGCGCTTCCTCGACCCGGCGGTGCTGCGCGCGGCGGCGGCGTTCCCCGCCGACCGGCGTCGCGTGGACGTGCCCGCCTCGACGTTGTTGCAGCCCAGGGTGCTGGAGTACGCCCGCGCGGAGTGGCGCGGCTACTAG
- the pyrE gene encoding orotate phosphoribosyltransferase: MGDHDDLRKFITDLAVVHGRVVLSSGREADWYVDLRRVTLHHRAAPLVGRVMRELTADWEYDAVGGLTLGADPIAVSMLHAAAETDRPLDAFVVRKAGKAHGLQRRIEGPDVAGRRVLAVEDTSTTGGSVLTAVEALREAGAEVTGVAVIVDRGAGDAVRAAGLPYRAAYTLADLGLVA, from the coding sequence ATGGGGGACCACGACGACCTGCGTAAATTCATTACCGACCTGGCTGTGGTCCATGGACGGGTGGTGCTCTCCTCCGGCCGCGAGGCGGACTGGTACGTCGATCTGCGCCGCGTCACGCTCCATCACCGGGCCGCGCCGCTGGTCGGCCGGGTGATGCGCGAGCTCACCGCCGACTGGGAGTACGACGCCGTCGGTGGGCTGACCCTGGGCGCCGATCCGATCGCCGTGTCGATGCTGCACGCCGCCGCGGAGACCGATCGTCCACTGGACGCCTTCGTCGTCCGCAAGGCCGGCAAGGCGCACGGCCTGCAACGTCGGATCGAGGGGCCTGATGTGGCCGGCCGGCGGGTACTGGCGGTGGAGGACACCTCGACGACGGGCGGCAGCGTGCTGACCGCGGTCGAGGCCCTGCGCGAGGCCGGGGCGGAGGTAACGGGTGTGGCGGTTATTGTTGATCGAGGAGCCGGGGACGCCGTGCGAGCCGCCGGACTGCCGTATCGGGCGGCCTATACGTTGGCTGACCTCGGCCTTGTGGCGTAA
- a CDS encoding DUF4247 domain-containing protein, with the protein MTYRRWFVVGVAFAVIGALVAAFAIFYGSFSPRGYVEDRYTRAAGQDIGGDAIAYTSNKSPSQVAQDVTAAWQPADQYVDGSGVYLRYDDDSVVILPIATGSVILLERLRTAYPRYHSTVGNHWGWGRGSTVRGGGPGSGK; encoded by the coding sequence ATGACGTACCGGAGATGGTTCGTGGTGGGGGTGGCCTTCGCGGTCATCGGCGCCCTGGTGGCCGCCTTCGCGATCTTCTACGGCAGCTTCTCCCCGCGCGGCTACGTCGAGGACCGCTACACCCGTGCGGCCGGGCAGGACATCGGCGGCGACGCGATCGCGTACACCTCGAACAAGTCGCCGAGCCAGGTGGCGCAGGACGTGACCGCCGCCTGGCAGCCGGCCGACCAGTACGTCGACGGCAGTGGTGTCTACCTGCGCTACGACGACGACTCGGTGGTGATCCTGCCGATCGCCACCGGCTCGGTGATCCTGCTGGAACGCCTCCGCACCGCCTACCCGCGCTACCACTCCACCGTGGGCAACCACTGGGGCTGGGGCCGGGGCAGCACCGTGCGCGGTGGCGGCCCCGGCAGCGGCAAGTAG
- a CDS encoding DUF2617 family protein — protein sequence MLVSIDTPYVDTSAADLGLALGGPELPALAVRDLDLPGGVRLRLRLLGASHQVVLPTPTGDLTETVACLPGRPPHLPGTLHDEPNGYRFTATVLRPPAGELRARVAALRADLADDPYALVGVFPGDPDAVTALAVRPDPPDGSVGWRTWHAYPQTNELVLTETVVALR from the coding sequence GTGCTGGTCAGCATCGACACCCCGTACGTCGACACCAGCGCCGCCGACCTCGGGCTGGCGCTCGGCGGACCCGAACTGCCCGCGCTGGCCGTCCGCGACCTGGACCTGCCGGGCGGCGTACGGCTGCGGCTGCGGCTGCTCGGCGCCTCCCATCAGGTCGTCCTGCCGACCCCGACCGGTGACCTCACCGAGACGGTGGCCTGCCTGCCCGGCCGGCCCCCGCACCTGCCCGGGACGCTGCACGACGAGCCCAACGGCTACCGGTTCACCGCCACGGTGCTCCGGCCGCCCGCCGGTGAGCTGCGCGCCCGGGTCGCGGCGCTCCGCGCCGACCTGGCCGACGACCCGTACGCGCTGGTCGGCGTCTTCCCCGGTGACCCGGACGCGGTCACCGCGCTCGCCGTACGCCCCGACCCGCCGGACGGGTCGGTGGGCTGGCGCACCTGGCACGCGTATCCCCAGACCAATGAGCTGGTCCTGACCGAGACGGTGGTGGCACTGCGATGA
- a CDS encoding DUF350 domain-containing protein, translating into MQTLVTDLLVTLAYGVVGVVLMAVGYALVDIATPGKLHELIWTERNRNAALLLASNLAGVGIIVVAAIAASADDFVLGLIGASAYGLLGLVIMAAAFLLLDAATPGRLGEILVDPEPHPAVWVSAVVHLATGAIIAAAIS; encoded by the coding sequence GTGCAGACCCTGGTCACCGATCTGCTGGTCACGCTCGCCTACGGCGTGGTCGGCGTCGTCCTGATGGCCGTCGGCTACGCCCTCGTCGACATCGCCACCCCCGGCAAGCTCCACGAGCTGATCTGGACCGAACGCAACCGGAACGCCGCCCTGCTGCTCGCCTCGAACCTGGCCGGCGTCGGCATCATCGTGGTCGCCGCCATCGCCGCCAGCGCGGACGACTTCGTCCTCGGCCTGATCGGCGCGTCCGCGTACGGGCTCCTCGGCCTGGTCATCATGGCCGCGGCGTTCCTGCTGCTCGACGCGGCCACCCCGGGCCGGCTCGGCGAGATCCTGGTCGACCCGGAGCCGCACCCCGCGGTCTGGGTCTCCGCCGTCGTCCACCTCGCCACCGGCGCGATCATCGCCGCCGCGATCAGCTGA
- a CDS encoding SDR family NAD(P)-dependent oxidoreductase, producing the protein MSPENPATERWALVTGATAGIGEAFARRLAAEGWHLVLVARDAARLGEVAAELTGRHGCRVETIPADLSTDDGCARVERRLTDGHPVDLLVNNAGISLDRSFLHSTVEDEVRLLRLNVHAVMRLTLATLGPMTRRGHGAVINVSSVAGFGPVMPGSTYPASKAWVTSFSESVDLSVRPLGVRVMALCPGYTDTGYHERNGIDMSGTPGWMWLRADDVAAEALRDLRKGKQVSVPDWKYKLAVAGLRHAPRRLLRLAYRDRRGQGGSTGG; encoded by the coding sequence TTGAGCCCCGAGAATCCGGCCACCGAGCGATGGGCGCTGGTCACCGGGGCCACCGCCGGCATCGGCGAGGCGTTCGCCCGGCGGCTGGCCGCCGAGGGGTGGCACCTGGTGCTGGTCGCCCGGGACGCCGCCAGGCTCGGCGAGGTCGCCGCCGAGTTGACCGGCCGGCACGGGTGCCGGGTGGAGACGATCCCCGCCGATCTGTCCACGGACGACGGATGCGCCCGCGTCGAGCGCCGGCTCACCGACGGCCACCCGGTCGACCTGCTGGTCAACAACGCCGGGATCAGCCTCGACCGGTCCTTCCTCCACTCCACCGTCGAGGACGAGGTGCGGCTGCTCCGGCTGAACGTGCACGCGGTGATGCGACTCACCCTCGCGACCCTCGGTCCGATGACGCGTCGCGGGCACGGGGCAGTGATAAATGTCTCTTCGGTCGCCGGGTTCGGGCCGGTCATGCCCGGCTCGACGTACCCGGCGAGCAAGGCGTGGGTGACCAGCTTCAGCGAGTCGGTCGATCTCTCGGTGCGCCCGCTCGGCGTCCGGGTGATGGCGCTATGCCCCGGCTACACCGACACCGGCTACCACGAGCGCAACGGCATCGACATGTCCGGCACACCCGGCTGGATGTGGCTGCGGGCCGACGACGTGGCCGCCGAGGCCCTGCGTGACCTGCGGAAAGGCAAGCAGGTCAGCGTTCCTGACTGGAAGTACAAGCTCGCCGTCGCCGGCCTGCGGCACGCGCCGCGCCGGCTGCTGCGGCTGGCGTACCGGGACCGGCGGGGGCAGGGCGGGTCGACCGGCGGCTGA